In a genomic window of Aeromonas veronii:
- a CDS encoding NAD(P)H nitroreductase: MDALTLLLNRHSCGRLTTPAPSGEVLDNILKAGLRAPDHGTLTPWQFILFEGEGRERLGKLLADAARARGEDEDSVKKCSEAPLRAPLLVAVATRFQDHPKVPKLEQELSAGCALMAMQMAAQAQGFNGIWRSGWFIFDAQINKGLGLAPEDQLVGFLYLGTPMLEARKLRELPLDVFVRRF; the protein is encoded by the coding sequence ATGGATGCCCTCACCCTGTTGCTCAACCGCCACTCCTGTGGCCGCCTGACCACACCCGCCCCCAGTGGTGAGGTGCTCGACAATATCCTCAAGGCGGGTCTGCGCGCGCCTGATCACGGCACCCTGACTCCCTGGCAGTTCATTCTGTTTGAAGGGGAGGGCCGCGAGCGGCTGGGCAAGCTGTTGGCGGACGCCGCCCGCGCCCGTGGCGAGGATGAGGATAGCGTCAAGAAGTGCAGCGAAGCGCCGCTGCGGGCACCCTTGTTAGTCGCCGTGGCAACCCGTTTCCAGGATCACCCCAAGGTGCCGAAACTGGAGCAGGAGCTCTCTGCCGGTTGCGCTCTGATGGCGATGCAGATGGCGGCGCAGGCGCAGGGCTTCAACGGCATCTGGCGCTCCGGCTGGTTTATCTTCGATGCGCAGATCAACAAGGGATTGGGATTGGCGCCAGAGGATCAGCTGGTGGGTTTCCTCTATCTCGGTACTCCCATGCTGGAAGCACGCAAACTGCGCGAGCTGCCGCTCGATGTGTTTGTCCGCCGTTTCTGA
- the prmA gene encoding 50S ribosomal protein L11 methyltransferase has product MPWIQIRINATAKTADKVSNMLLGRGAQAVTFMDAKDVPVYEPMPGETPLWGETEVMGLFDAETDPAPTIAFFQQIFGENVGYKVEQLEDKDWVREWMDHFHPMQFGERLWICPSWRDVPNPDAVNVMLDPGLAFGTGTHPTTALCLQWLDGLDLTGKTVVDFGCGSGILGIAALKLGAARVIGIDIDPQAIQASHDNAERNGVAGQIELYLPADQPQDVEADVVVANILAGPLRELAPLIAGHGKPGSLMALSGVLESQAPELETIYGQWFEMDPTAVKEEWCRLSGRKHG; this is encoded by the coding sequence ATGCCCTGGATACAAATTCGAATCAACGCCACTGCCAAGACCGCAGACAAGGTGAGCAACATGCTGCTGGGGCGTGGAGCCCAGGCTGTGACCTTTATGGATGCCAAGGATGTGCCCGTCTACGAACCCATGCCCGGTGAAACTCCGCTCTGGGGCGAGACCGAAGTGATGGGGCTGTTCGATGCCGAAACCGATCCGGCCCCCACCATCGCCTTCTTCCAGCAGATCTTCGGCGAAAACGTCGGCTACAAGGTCGAGCAGCTGGAAGACAAGGACTGGGTGCGCGAATGGATGGATCACTTCCACCCCATGCAGTTTGGCGAGCGCCTCTGGATCTGCCCGAGCTGGCGCGATGTGCCGAACCCCGATGCGGTCAACGTGATGCTGGATCCGGGCCTGGCCTTCGGTACCGGTACCCACCCCACTACCGCCCTCTGCCTGCAGTGGCTGGATGGGCTGGATCTGACCGGTAAAACCGTGGTCGACTTTGGCTGTGGCTCCGGCATTCTCGGCATCGCCGCCCTGAAACTGGGCGCCGCCCGCGTCATCGGCATCGACATCGACCCGCAGGCCATCCAGGCCAGCCATGACAACGCCGAGCGTAATGGCGTTGCGGGCCAGATTGAACTCTACCTGCCGGCCGACCAGCCGCAAGACGTCGAAGCGGACGTAGTGGTCGCCAACATCCTGGCCGGCCCGCTGCGCGAACTGGCACCGCTTATCGCCGGCCACGGCAAACCGGGCAGCCTGATGGCCCTCTCCGGCGTGCTGGAGAGCCAGGCCCCGGAGCTGGAAACTATCTACGGCCAGTGGTTCGAGATGGACCCGACCGCCGTCAAGGAGGAGTGGTGCCGCCTCTCCGGCCGCAAACACGGCTAA
- a CDS encoding NADPH-dependent 2,4-dienoyl-CoA reductase codes for MSRYPHLLTPLDLGFTQLRNRVLMGSMHTGLEEEKGGFDKLAAFYAERARGGVGLIVTGGIAPNLRGRLVPHGSQLSFPWQVSKHKKVTSAVHQEGGKIALQILHAGRYAYHPFSLAPSALKAPISPFKPRAMSERQIRGTIRDFAATAALAKAAGYDGVEVMGSEGYLINQFICERTNKRTDGWGGSSENRMRFPVEIVRAIRERVGTDFIIIFRLSMLDLVEQGSSLEEVIALGKALEAVGVTLINTGIGWHEARIPTIATSVPRGAFSWVTAELKKHLKVPLITTNRINTPEVAERILAGGEADMVSMARPFLADPEFVIKAAENRADEINTCIACNQACLDHVFKQKRASCLVNPRACFETELTFGRVPQPKKLAVVGAGPAGLAFACYAAERGHQVSLFDQASEIGGQFNFAKQIPGKEEFHETLRYFAKRLEKCGVELYLGQRQSAESLLGGGFDEVILATGIRPRTPNIPGIEHPKVLNYLDVLRDHKPVGEKVAVIGAGGIGFDVAEFLVEKSIEADAGSHRDHWLKEWGIDKQLGERGGLTTPEIDAPERQIWLLQRKESKVGDGLGKTTGWIHRTVLKNRKVQMLSGVQYLGIDDEGLHIQVGETKQCLPVDQVIICAGQEPLKELQAGLQAAGKPVHIIGGADVAAELDAKRAIRQGAELAAVI; via the coding sequence ATGAGTCGCTATCCCCATCTGCTGACGCCCCTTGACCTTGGTTTTACCCAGCTGCGCAACCGTGTGTTGATGGGCTCCATGCACACAGGCCTCGAAGAGGAGAAGGGCGGTTTTGACAAGCTGGCCGCCTTTTACGCCGAGCGAGCCCGTGGTGGCGTCGGCCTTATCGTCACCGGCGGTATCGCCCCCAATCTGCGCGGTCGGCTGGTACCTCACGGCTCCCAACTGAGCTTCCCCTGGCAGGTGAGCAAGCACAAGAAGGTGACCAGCGCCGTGCATCAGGAGGGGGGCAAGATAGCGCTGCAGATCCTCCATGCCGGTCGTTATGCCTATCATCCGTTCAGTCTGGCGCCGAGTGCCCTCAAGGCCCCCATCTCCCCGTTCAAGCCGCGTGCCATGAGCGAGCGGCAGATCCGCGGCACCATTCGCGACTTCGCGGCCACCGCAGCGTTGGCCAAAGCGGCAGGTTATGACGGCGTCGAGGTGATGGGCTCGGAAGGCTATCTCATTAACCAGTTCATCTGCGAGCGCACCAACAAGCGCACCGATGGTTGGGGCGGCAGCAGCGAAAACCGGATGCGTTTCCCGGTGGAGATTGTCCGCGCCATCCGCGAGCGGGTCGGCACCGACTTCATCATTATCTTCCGCCTCTCCATGCTGGATCTGGTGGAACAGGGTTCGAGCCTGGAAGAGGTGATTGCGCTCGGCAAAGCGCTGGAAGCGGTGGGGGTGACCCTGATCAACACCGGCATCGGCTGGCACGAGGCGCGCATTCCCACCATCGCCACCAGCGTGCCGCGCGGCGCCTTCAGCTGGGTGACCGCCGAGCTGAAAAAGCATCTCAAGGTGCCGCTTATCACTACCAACCGGATTAACACCCCGGAGGTGGCCGAGCGGATTCTGGCGGGGGGCGAGGCGGATATGGTCTCCATGGCGCGCCCCTTCCTGGCGGATCCCGAATTTGTCATCAAAGCGGCCGAGAACCGTGCGGACGAGATCAATACCTGCATTGCCTGCAACCAGGCTTGTCTCGACCATGTATTCAAGCAGAAGCGCGCCTCTTGTCTGGTCAATCCCCGCGCCTGTTTCGAGACCGAGCTGACTTTTGGTCGGGTGCCCCAGCCCAAGAAGCTGGCGGTGGTGGGGGCTGGCCCGGCCGGGCTGGCGTTTGCCTGCTACGCTGCCGAGCGTGGTCATCAGGTAAGCCTGTTCGATCAGGCCAGCGAAATCGGCGGCCAGTTCAACTTCGCCAAGCAGATCCCGGGCAAGGAGGAGTTTCACGAGACCTTGCGCTATTTCGCCAAACGGCTGGAGAAGTGCGGCGTCGAGCTTTACCTTGGTCAGCGCCAGAGTGCCGAGAGCCTGCTCGGCGGCGGTTTTGACGAGGTGATCCTCGCCACCGGTATCCGCCCGCGCACCCCCAACATCCCGGGAATCGAGCATCCCAAGGTATTGAACTACCTCGATGTATTGCGGGATCACAAGCCGGTCGGTGAGAAGGTGGCGGTGATCGGCGCCGGCGGCATCGGCTTCGATGTGGCCGAGTTCCTTGTAGAGAAAAGCATTGAGGCAGATGCCGGGAGCCACCGTGATCACTGGCTCAAGGAGTGGGGCATCGACAAGCAGCTCGGCGAGCGTGGCGGCCTCACGACTCCTGAAATCGACGCCCCCGAGCGCCAGATTTGGCTGCTCCAGCGCAAGGAAAGCAAGGTGGGTGACGGCCTTGGCAAGACCACCGGCTGGATCCACCGTACCGTGCTGAAAAACCGCAAGGTGCAGATGCTCTCCGGGGTGCAATATCTGGGGATCGATGACGAGGGCTTGCATATTCAGGTGGGCGAGACCAAACAGTGTCTGCCGGTGGATCAGGTGATCATCTGCGCCGGGCAGGAGCCCCTCAAGGAGCTGCAGGCTGGGTTGCAGGCGGCAGGCAAGCCGGTGCATATCATCGGCGGAGCCGACGTGGCAGCCGAGCTGGATGCCAAGCGCGCCATCCGCCAGGGGGCCGAACTGGCTGCGGTCATCTAG
- a CDS encoding DUF997 family protein: MNRFALARREAAFCLLLTLFYFFAWYGTAYFIPLQLELWGLPLWFLLSCMVMPLLFILLCALMVNRLFVEIPLDTHSPSGKESSHES; the protein is encoded by the coding sequence GTGAACCGTTTTGCTCTCGCCCGCCGGGAAGCCGCTTTCTGCCTGCTGCTGACCCTGTTCTACTTCTTTGCCTGGTATGGCACCGCCTATTTTATCCCGCTCCAGCTGGAGTTATGGGGGCTGCCGCTGTGGTTCCTGCTCAGCTGCATGGTGATGCCACTGCTGTTCATTCTGCTCTGCGCCCTGATGGTAAACCGGCTGTTTGTGGAGATCCCCCTCGATACCCACTCCCCTTCCGGCAAGGAGTCATCCCATGAATCTTGA
- a CDS encoding LysR family transcriptional regulator, translated as MNNIDLELMGLFATVVEQGSFTRAADLLGMPKSSVSQKISRLESQLGVRLLQRTTRRLSLTPQGELYVEHCQGLLALARSANLTMARLRSAPAGRVRITAPEATGTLLLGRILAEFRALYPEVVLELTLCDEQLDLVGEGYDLALRAAPLKDSSLICRRIGQVVRHLVAAPAYLAAHGMPQQLSELGRYACLVHSAMPVWPLQEGGWRPQGACVSNSLLALREMALHDGGIALLPHHVCEGDLAAGRLQKVLPDQPIPANPFYLIYPSREHLAPALRSLMDFVAERLPFA; from the coding sequence ATGAACAATATTGATCTGGAGTTGATGGGACTGTTCGCCACCGTGGTGGAGCAGGGGAGCTTTACCCGGGCTGCCGATCTGCTCGGTATGCCGAAGTCGTCGGTGAGCCAGAAGATCTCGCGGCTCGAATCCCAGCTCGGGGTGCGGCTGTTGCAGCGCACCACCCGCAGGCTGAGCCTGACGCCGCAGGGGGAGCTCTATGTGGAGCACTGTCAGGGGCTGTTGGCACTGGCCCGCAGCGCCAATCTGACGATGGCGCGGCTGCGCTCGGCCCCGGCGGGGCGGGTGCGGATCACCGCCCCCGAGGCGACCGGTACCCTGCTGCTCGGTCGGATCCTCGCCGAGTTTCGTGCCCTCTATCCCGAAGTGGTGCTGGAGCTGACCCTCTGCGATGAACAGCTCGATCTGGTGGGGGAGGGCTATGATCTGGCGCTGCGGGCGGCGCCGCTGAAAGACTCCAGCCTCATCTGTCGGCGCATCGGTCAGGTGGTGCGCCATCTGGTGGCGGCACCCGCTTATCTGGCCGCTCATGGTATGCCGCAACAGCTGAGTGAGCTGGGCCGTTATGCCTGTCTGGTGCACTCGGCCATGCCGGTGTGGCCATTGCAGGAGGGGGGCTGGCGGCCACAGGGGGCCTGTGTCAGCAACAGTTTGCTGGCGCTGCGGGAGATGGCGCTCCATGACGGGGGGATTGCCCTGTTGCCCCACCATGTCTGTGAAGGGGATTTGGCGGCGGGGCGGCTGCAGAAGGTGTTGCCGGATCAGCCGATACCGGCCAACCCGTTTTACCTGATCTATCCGAGCCGGGAGCATCTGGCGCCCGCTTTGCGTAGTTTGATGGACTTCGTGGCCGAGCGGTTGCCATTCGCCTGA
- a CDS encoding zinc-binding alcohol dehydrogenase family protein produces MKAIALTHYLPSDHPDCFIAANLPDPVPGPRDLLVRVTATSVNPVDTKVRSPKAKIESSPRVLGWDAVGEVIATGNEVTLFKAGDRVWYAGDISRPGSNSALQLVDERIAAIAPTTLSDVEAAALPLTAITAWETLFERISLTRESRGKLLIIGGAGGVGSIAIQLARQLTGMEVIATASRAESREWCLEMGAHQVVNHHKLQEELTALGITQVDAIFCTNATAEHWATMAGLIRPFGHICTIAESSEPWDLSLLKSKSVTFSQEFMFTRSLFQTPDMIEQHRLLSRVAALVDEGVLQTTLTRTIPSLTPVTLAQAHAEVEAGRMVGKLVIDMNDFAN; encoded by the coding sequence ATGAAAGCCATTGCCCTGACTCACTACCTGCCGAGCGACCACCCCGACTGCTTTATCGCCGCCAACCTGCCCGATCCCGTTCCGGGCCCGCGGGATCTGCTGGTGCGTGTCACCGCCACCTCCGTCAATCCGGTGGATACCAAGGTGCGCTCCCCCAAGGCCAAAATTGAAAGCTCACCCCGGGTGCTGGGCTGGGATGCGGTGGGGGAAGTGATCGCCACCGGCAACGAAGTGACCCTGTTCAAGGCAGGCGACCGGGTCTGGTATGCCGGCGACATCAGCCGCCCCGGCAGCAACAGCGCCCTGCAACTGGTGGATGAACGTATCGCCGCGATCGCCCCCACCACCCTGAGCGATGTGGAGGCCGCCGCCCTGCCGCTGACCGCCATCACCGCCTGGGAGACCCTGTTCGAGCGCATCTCCCTCACCCGCGAAAGTCGTGGCAAGCTGCTGATCATCGGCGGTGCCGGTGGCGTGGGCTCTATCGCCATCCAACTGGCTCGCCAGCTCACCGGTATGGAGGTGATCGCTACCGCCTCCCGCGCCGAGAGCCGCGAGTGGTGCCTCGAGATGGGCGCCCATCAGGTCGTGAACCACCACAAATTGCAGGAAGAGCTGACCGCCCTTGGCATCACTCAGGTCGACGCCATCTTCTGCACCAACGCCACTGCCGAGCACTGGGCCACCATGGCCGGGCTGATCCGCCCGTTCGGCCATATCTGTACCATCGCCGAATCGAGCGAGCCGTGGGATCTCTCCCTGCTCAAGAGCAAGAGCGTCACCTTCAGCCAGGAGTTCATGTTCACCCGCTCCCTGTTCCAGACGCCAGACATGATTGAGCAGCACCGCCTGCTCAGCCGAGTGGCGGCACTGGTCGATGAAGGGGTATTGCAGACCACCCTGACCAGAACCATCCCGTCACTGACCCCGGTCACGCTGGCTCAGGCCCATGCCGAGGTGGAAGCGGGCCGCATGGTAGGCAAGCTGGTGATCGACATGAACGACTTTGCCAACTAA
- the sppA gene encoding signal peptide peptidase SppA yields the protein MSIFKGLGWLFRSLWRLLNFTRLMLVNLLFLIVVLVIVFSVSQKEAPKAPIEGALTLNLNGVLVEQRSQTDPTVQLLRQMDSSDEQPSEIVLSDLLWAIKSAKDDERIKALVIKPQGLQGANFSKLQEVTAAIDEFKESGKPVIAMADFYTQGQYLLAAHADHVLLNQSGAVVIEGLGVYQTYFKSALEKLNITPHVFKVGTYKSFVEPYTRDEMSPESKEANQRWLDQLWQSYVADVAEQREIEPDAVAPGKERFLELLRKAGGNAANYALDNGLVDQLATRDEMTQAVIKEVGEADDHGWKGVGLKEYLAAVPEQYPQSGKDEVGLVVASGAIMDGVQPAGTIGGDSLSDLLADARRDDKVKAVVLRVDSPGGSAFAAEQIRAELLALKQAGKPVVVSMGSYAASGGYWISADADKIFASPSTLTGSIGVFGMFATIDKALAQFGVHTDGVGTTDYVGVGPTRALPEHVGQAIQLSVEDTYQRFIGLVSKGRGLSSEEAEKAAEGRVWTGQDAKTLGLVDEFGNLDDAIKAAAELANLKEWQVTPIEQEESTKDKFLRQLFDSSAQVLAPQLQNWLPAGFGKVLVDVNRSLDPLTRFNDPQGTYAFCPVCMP from the coding sequence ATGTCTATTTTCAAAGGTCTGGGTTGGTTGTTCCGCAGCCTGTGGCGCCTGCTCAATTTCACCCGGCTGATGCTGGTCAATCTGCTGTTTCTCATCGTAGTGCTGGTCATCGTCTTCAGCGTCAGCCAGAAAGAGGCCCCCAAGGCGCCCATCGAAGGAGCGCTGACCCTCAATCTCAACGGCGTGCTGGTGGAGCAACGCTCCCAGACCGATCCCACCGTACAACTGCTGCGCCAGATGGACAGCAGCGATGAGCAGCCGAGCGAGATCGTCCTCTCCGACCTGCTGTGGGCCATCAAGAGTGCCAAGGATGACGAGCGCATCAAGGCGCTGGTGATCAAGCCGCAAGGGCTGCAGGGGGCCAACTTCAGCAAACTGCAGGAAGTGACTGCCGCCATCGACGAGTTCAAGGAGAGCGGCAAACCAGTGATCGCCATGGCCGACTTCTACACTCAGGGCCAATACCTGCTGGCGGCCCACGCCGATCACGTGTTGCTCAACCAGAGCGGCGCCGTGGTGATCGAGGGGCTTGGTGTCTACCAGACCTACTTCAAGTCGGCGCTGGAGAAGCTCAACATCACCCCGCACGTGTTCAAGGTCGGTACCTACAAATCCTTCGTCGAGCCCTATACCCGCGACGAGATGTCCCCCGAGAGCAAAGAAGCGAACCAGCGCTGGCTGGATCAGCTGTGGCAATCCTATGTCGCCGATGTGGCCGAGCAGCGCGAAATCGAACCGGACGCCGTGGCACCCGGCAAGGAGCGCTTCCTCGAGCTGTTGCGCAAAGCCGGTGGCAATGCCGCCAACTATGCCCTCGACAACGGTCTGGTGGATCAGCTGGCCACCCGTGACGAGATGACCCAGGCGGTCATTAAAGAGGTTGGCGAAGCGGACGATCACGGCTGGAAAGGGGTCGGCCTGAAAGAGTATCTGGCCGCAGTGCCCGAACAGTATCCCCAGAGCGGCAAGGATGAAGTGGGTCTGGTGGTTGCCAGCGGCGCCATCATGGATGGCGTGCAGCCTGCCGGTACCATCGGCGGTGATAGCCTCTCCGACCTGCTGGCCGATGCCCGCCGCGATGACAAGGTTAAAGCCGTGGTCCTGCGAGTCGACAGCCCGGGCGGCAGCGCCTTCGCCGCCGAACAGATCCGCGCCGAGCTGCTGGCCCTGAAACAGGCAGGCAAACCGGTGGTGGTCTCCATGGGCAGCTATGCCGCCTCCGGTGGCTACTGGATCTCTGCCGATGCGGACAAGATCTTTGCCTCCCCCTCCACCCTGACCGGCTCCATCGGGGTGTTCGGCATGTTCGCCACCATCGACAAGGCGTTGGCCCAGTTCGGGGTACACACCGACGGGGTCGGCACGACCGATTACGTCGGCGTGGGCCCGACCCGCGCCCTGCCGGAGCACGTCGGTCAGGCTATCCAGTTGAGCGTGGAGGATACCTACCAACGCTTCATCGGTCTGGTGAGCAAGGGCCGCGGCCTGAGCTCGGAAGAGGCCGAGAAAGCGGCCGAAGGTCGGGTCTGGACCGGCCAGGATGCCAAGACCCTGGGTCTGGTGGACGAGTTCGGTAATCTGGACGACGCCATCAAGGCCGCCGCCGAACTGGCCAACCTCAAAGAGTGGCAGGTGACCCCCATCGAGCAGGAGGAGTCCACCAAGGACAAGTTCCTGCGCCAACTGTTTGACAGCAGCGCCCAAGTACTGGCCCCGCAGTTGCAAAACTGGTTGCCGGCGGGATTTGGCAAGGTGCTGGTGGACGTAAACCGCAGCCTGGACCCACTCACTCGCTTCAACGATCCGCAAGGCACCTACGCCTTCTGCCCGGTCTGCATGCCATAA
- a CDS encoding PTS transporter subunit EIIC: MSVKATRQVVTQALQRLGYALLLPVSILPMAAFVHRLGQPDVLDLAVLSLTGQAIFSQMPLIYAVAIAFGLSRQELGGQTLAGAVNFLLLSAAFNTLAPNLHADMICGLLAGLTTAIIYPWVHQQTLPRWLHIARGEFPSLLISALACLLIVIPLSLLWPPLERGLTLLTSDLLTTPFGAFCYGTLNRLLIPLGLHQVLGSVIGLGQSNLQALAAAQPLNEGYVAGLYPIIMFGLPGACFAIWLHRQRMQRLPQGGLLLTLALTSALVGITEPIEFLFAFTAPWLFLAHALLTGLSLAVCSGLGIKVGSYFSAGLLDLVLSYQSGEHSFWLIPVGILFFVAYTLIFYQLLERAPLSMSSKPIAVEHPRLANVAPSDPQMLAIQYLKVLGGMDNLQAMSLCLTRLSLRVRDISLVDQSRLLGLGCLSWVQLNDHQLVLVLGPCASLIEGQIRMLAERQSVPLGLKPNQESTSQSRW, encoded by the coding sequence ATGTCCGTTAAAGCCACTCGACAAGTCGTTACTCAAGCCCTGCAGCGGCTCGGTTATGCCCTGCTGCTGCCCGTCTCCATCCTGCCGATGGCGGCGTTTGTCCACCGGCTTGGGCAACCCGATGTGCTCGATTTGGCGGTGCTCTCCCTCACCGGTCAGGCGATCTTTAGCCAGATGCCGCTCATCTATGCGGTGGCGATCGCCTTTGGCCTGAGTCGGCAGGAGCTGGGCGGACAGACGCTGGCGGGGGCGGTCAACTTCCTGCTGCTGAGCGCCGCCTTCAATACCCTGGCCCCCAACCTGCACGCCGACATGATCTGCGGCCTGCTGGCGGGGCTCACCACCGCCATTATCTACCCTTGGGTACACCAGCAAACATTGCCTCGCTGGCTGCACATCGCCAGGGGGGAGTTTCCCAGCCTGCTGATCTCGGCACTGGCCTGCCTGCTGATCGTCATCCCCCTCTCGCTGCTGTGGCCGCCGCTGGAACGCGGGCTGACCCTGCTCACCTCGGATCTGCTCACCACACCGTTTGGCGCCTTCTGCTACGGCACCCTCAACCGGTTGCTGATCCCGCTCGGACTGCATCAGGTGCTGGGCAGCGTCATCGGCCTTGGCCAGAGCAACCTGCAGGCGCTGGCCGCCGCCCAACCACTTAATGAAGGGTATGTGGCCGGGCTCTATCCCATCATCATGTTCGGCCTGCCGGGTGCCTGTTTTGCCATCTGGTTGCACCGCCAGCGGATGCAGCGGCTGCCACAGGGCGGGCTGCTGCTCACCCTGGCGCTCACCTCGGCACTGGTCGGCATTACCGAGCCCATCGAGTTTCTGTTCGCCTTCACCGCCCCCTGGCTGTTTCTGGCCCACGCCCTGCTGACCGGGCTGTCGCTGGCGGTCTGCAGCGGGCTGGGGATCAAGGTGGGCAGTTACTTCTCCGCCGGTCTGCTGGATCTGGTGCTGAGCTATCAATCCGGCGAGCACAGCTTCTGGCTCATTCCGGTCGGGATCCTGTTCTTCGTCGCCTACACTCTGATCTTTTATCAACTGCTGGAGCGCGCTCCCCTCAGCATGTCGAGCAAGCCCATTGCGGTGGAGCACCCGCGCCTCGCCAACGTCGCCCCCTCCGACCCGCAGATGCTGGCGATCCAGTACCTCAAGGTGCTGGGCGGGATGGACAACCTGCAGGCGATGAGCCTCTGCCTCACCCGCCTCAGCCTGCGGGTGCGTGATATTTCGCTGGTGGATCAATCCCGCCTGCTGGGCCTGGGCTGCCTCTCCTGGGTCCAGCTCAACGACCACCAGCTGGTACTGGTGCTGGGCCCCTGCGCCAGCCTGATTGAAGGGCAGATCCGCATGCTGGCGGAGCGCCAGTCGGTCCCCCTCGGCCTCAAACCCAATCAGGAGTCGACCAGCCAGAGTCGTTGGTAA
- the panF gene encoding sodium/pantothenate symporter, protein MNLELMLPLVIYLVLVLGVGFWASRHRAEGNFVQEYFIGNRSMGGLVLAMTLVATYTSASSFIGGPGAAYKIGLGWVLLAMIQLPTVWLTLGVLGKKFAIIARRVNAVTINDMLWARYQSKAVVILGSVTIILAFIATMVVQFIGGARLLETATGLSYQQGLMLFASCVLLYTIIGGFRAVVMTDALQGIIMLIGTGALLAGILVAGDGLPNLIHQLREIDPKLVSPQGAGDMLTQPFMLSFWILVCVGVVGLPHSALRCFGYRDSKALHRGILIGTVVSALLMFGMHLAGALGRAILPGMDSPDKIMPSLMMAVLPPWLAGVFLAAPMAAIMSTIDSQLIQASATLVKDLYLNYLSPKQEKLEVRIPRLSLLCTLILGTLVLLAALQPPEMIIWLNLLAFGGLQAVFLWPLVLGLYWSRANGPGALASMVSGIISYGVLSQWGIKLAGLHAIVPSLTLALVVFITVSLLTAPPSREVRELFEQK, encoded by the coding sequence ATGAATCTTGAGCTGATGCTGCCGCTCGTCATCTATCTGGTGCTGGTGCTAGGGGTCGGTTTCTGGGCCAGCCGCCATCGCGCCGAAGGCAACTTCGTGCAGGAGTACTTCATCGGCAACCGCAGCATGGGCGGGCTGGTGCTGGCGATGACGCTAGTGGCTACCTACACCTCGGCCTCCTCCTTTATCGGCGGGCCGGGCGCCGCCTACAAAATCGGTCTGGGCTGGGTGTTGCTGGCGATGATCCAGCTGCCCACCGTCTGGCTCACTCTGGGAGTGCTTGGCAAGAAGTTCGCCATCATCGCCCGCCGGGTCAATGCGGTGACCATCAACGACATGCTGTGGGCCCGCTATCAGAGCAAGGCGGTGGTGATCCTTGGTTCCGTTACTATCATCCTCGCCTTTATCGCCACCATGGTGGTGCAGTTTATCGGCGGCGCCCGCCTGCTGGAGACCGCGACCGGCCTCTCCTACCAGCAGGGGCTGATGCTGTTTGCCAGTTGCGTGCTGCTCTACACCATCATCGGCGGCTTCCGGGCAGTGGTGATGACCGATGCGCTGCAGGGGATCATCATGCTGATCGGCACCGGCGCCCTGCTGGCGGGGATTCTGGTCGCCGGTGACGGCCTGCCGAACCTCATCCACCAGCTCAGGGAGATCGATCCCAAGCTAGTGAGCCCGCAAGGGGCCGGCGACATGCTGACCCAGCCCTTTATGCTGAGCTTCTGGATCCTGGTCTGTGTCGGGGTGGTGGGGCTACCCCACTCGGCGCTGCGCTGTTTTGGCTATCGCGACAGCAAGGCGCTCCATCGCGGCATTCTGATCGGCACCGTGGTCAGCGCCCTGCTGATGTTTGGCATGCATCTGGCTGGCGCCCTTGGCCGCGCCATCCTGCCCGGCATGGACAGCCCGGACAAGATCATGCCATCGCTGATGATGGCCGTGCTGCCACCCTGGCTGGCCGGGGTCTTTCTGGCGGCGCCGATGGCGGCCATCATGTCCACCATCGACTCCCAGCTGATCCAGGCTTCCGCCACTCTGGTGAAGGATCTCTACCTCAACTACCTGAGCCCGAAGCAGGAGAAGCTGGAAGTGCGCATTCCGCGCCTCTCGCTGCTCTGCACCCTGATCCTCGGCACCCTGGTGCTGCTGGCGGCGTTGCAACCGCCCGAGATGATCATCTGGCTCAACCTGCTCGCCTTTGGCGGTCTGCAGGCGGTGTTCCTCTGGCCGCTGGTGCTTGGACTCTACTGGTCGCGAGCCAACGGCCCGGGCGCGCTGGCCAGCATGGTCAGCGGCATCATCAGCTATGGGGTGCTGAGTCAGTGGGGGATCAAACTGGCTGGCCTGCACGCCATCGTACCGAGCCTCACGCTGGCGCTGGTGGTCTTTATCACGGTGAGCCTGTTGACGGCGCCGCCCTCGCGGGAGGTACGCGAGCTTTTCGAGCAAAAATAA